One region of Chryseobacterium sp. SORGH_AS_0447 genomic DNA includes:
- a CDS encoding DinB family protein, whose protein sequence is MATILIEDIIKQFNDLHDGDVWLDETFTKKFEQINETEAFTRPLPDLHSPAELISHLIVWRRAVMGRLKGAAVRLELDDPSNWKTNDELRPAGWEALKKELYQSKQELIDILNDKNDTYLNTISADYGKDFRYFLQGLIHHDLYHMGQLGISIKYLKK, encoded by the coding sequence ATGGCAACAATCCTGATCGAAGATATAATAAAGCAATTCAATGATCTGCATGATGGCGACGTATGGCTGGATGAAACTTTTACAAAGAAATTTGAACAGATTAATGAAACGGAGGCGTTCACCCGGCCGCTGCCTGATCTGCATAGTCCTGCGGAATTGATTTCACATCTTATTGTCTGGCGCAGGGCAGTTATGGGCCGGCTGAAGGGTGCAGCGGTTCGGCTGGAACTTGATGATCCTTCCAATTGGAAAACCAATGATGAATTGCGTCCCGCCGGATGGGAAGCGCTAAAAAAAGAACTGTACCAAAGCAAGCAGGAGCTTATCGACATCTTAAACGATAAAAATGATACCTATCTCAATACCATCTCAGCCGATTATGGGAAAGACTTCCGGTATTTCCTGCAGGGGCTTATCCATCACGATTTATACCATATGGGCCAGCTGGGCATCTCAATAAAGTATTTAAAAAAGTAA
- a CDS encoding VOC family protein — protein sequence MKQSIIHISLLVKDYDEALDFYIQKLGFDLVEDTRLSETKRWVLIKPPGSSGCCLLLAKAANEQQLSAVGNQSGGRVFLFLETDHFDRSYQSMLENGISFVREPVVESYGTVAVFSDLYGNLWDLIERKADAS from the coding sequence ATGAAACAATCCATCATTCATATTTCACTTCTGGTTAAAGACTACGATGAAGCCCTTGATTTTTACATCCAAAAATTAGGATTTGATCTTGTGGAAGATACCCGTCTTTCAGAAACCAAACGCTGGGTACTGATTAAGCCTCCCGGTTCCTCCGGATGCTGTCTTCTGTTGGCTAAGGCTGCAAATGAGCAACAACTGTCAGCCGTGGGCAATCAAAGCGGGGGCAGAGTTTTTCTGTTCCTCGAAACGGATCACTTTGATCGATCATATCAATCCATGCTCGAGAACGGGATTTCATTTGTTCGTGAGCCAGTGGTTGAATCCTATGGAACCGTAGCCGTATTTAGTGATTTATACGGTAATTTATGGGATCTGATTGAGAGAAAAGCTGACGCTAGTTAA
- a CDS encoding DoxX family protein, translating into MIIHIRYLIALAFVPSGFTKLIGERFTQLPKSAAVGQFFEAIYQASLYYHFLGLAQIITAILLMTQRFALLGTFLFLAITSNIWVITISLPFKGTWIITSLMMFAGCILLYWDKNRIAALYSDRDMPNKKYAPKASKLWINAGIIYIIALLTLCYAGPKTDVVSKGIAIVTDFVLGTTFLYTNFVFWKKIK; encoded by the coding sequence ATGATTATCCATATCAGATATCTCATTGCGTTGGCCTTTGTGCCTTCCGGATTTACAAAACTGATTGGCGAAAGATTTACCCAGCTGCCAAAATCTGCAGCTGTCGGCCAGTTCTTTGAAGCCATTTACCAAGCAAGTTTATATTACCATTTTTTGGGGTTGGCGCAGATCATTACAGCAATACTTCTGATGACCCAGCGGTTTGCTCTGTTAGGTACATTTTTATTTTTAGCGATCACCAGCAATATCTGGGTGATCACCATTTCTCTGCCTTTCAAAGGAACCTGGATCATTACGAGCCTGATGATGTTTGCCGGCTGTATTTTATTGTATTGGGACAAGAACAGAATAGCCGCACTCTATTCTGACCGTGATATGCCAAATAAAAAATATGCACCTAAGGCATCAAAACTGTGGATCAACGCCGGCATTATTTATATCATCGCCCTTCTCACGCTTTGCTATGCAGGTCCAAAAACAGATGTAGTCTCAAAAGGCATTGCCATCGTCACAGACTTCGTTTTGGGAACTACATTCCTCTATACCAATTTTGTTTTCTGGAAAAAAATCAAATAG
- a CDS encoding linear amide C-N hydrolase produces the protein MKFFFFRLAVVFSIAYSVQSKACSAFLLTGKEHNVVGFNENWKTMPGMIVINKRDILKRNISWQNLTTDQLRPDTQWTSKFGSVTFNLLGYDFPCYGVNEKGLFLVELYLEETTKVYNAKQPNLFWAQWIQYQLDNYQSVKEVVDHLNDGPNIDWWPNAAGSHFFLTDAKGNFATIALLNGKYTVLTNKEMPMPLLCNNQYSKDLAAAKKFDFLGGNEKFDPDQNKN, from the coding sequence ATGAAATTTTTCTTTTTTCGCCTTGCTGTAGTTTTTTCAATCGCTTATTCCGTCCAGAGCAAAGCCTGCTCCGCTTTTTTACTGACCGGAAAAGAGCATAATGTCGTAGGTTTCAATGAAAACTGGAAAACAATGCCGGGAATGATTGTCATCAACAAACGCGATATTTTAAAAAGGAATATCAGCTGGCAGAATCTGACTACTGATCAGCTACGGCCTGACACACAATGGACCTCAAAATTCGGTTCCGTTACCTTTAATCTTTTAGGATATGATTTTCCCTGCTACGGGGTCAATGAAAAAGGTCTTTTTTTAGTTGAATTATATCTGGAAGAAACCACTAAAGTATATAATGCAAAACAGCCCAATCTGTTCTGGGCACAATGGATCCAGTATCAGCTGGATAATTACCAATCGGTTAAAGAAGTGGTGGATCATCTGAATGACGGGCCAAATATAGACTGGTGGCCCAATGCAGCGGGAAGTCATTTTTTCCTGACTGATGCAAAAGGAAACTTTGCTACGATTGCCTTACTGAACGGTAAATATACCGTACTGACAAATAAGGAAATGCCCATGCCTTTGCTATGCAATAACCAATACTCGAAGGATCTGGCAGCTGCTAAAAAGTTTGATTTTCTTGGCGGAAATGAAAAGTTTGATCCGGATCAAAATAAAAATTAG